One region of Chanodichthys erythropterus isolate Z2021 chromosome 24, ASM2448905v1, whole genome shotgun sequence genomic DNA includes:
- the cecr2 gene encoding chromatin remodeling regulator CECR2 isoform X2, which yields MVGEAACMRREGPLAYSGGGRECELEQALLKQDQDFLLDLLCSLLKGCYQRSDITIQSFSSYLEDIISYRWELEEGKPNPLKEHPFEELPPRTQVELLHRLCDYRLDAADVFDRLKGLDADSLRVEPLGQDGNGALYWYFYGTRLYKEEPVEAMSPQYSDSYDKMSEKKRRGRPPKKKSEDIDVSMDEEGEDSVKEEDESVEESKPGIERERGVWSLVCDTEEQWVNLAESIKDRISPQDRHLHRIITQNFLPEISNMIEHKEKEMKQKLLNPPEEHNSHTEQHGTKENGTRATIEVEKQREEDLERQVLLAEQRKEEERLLQEERDREEQERVKAVEERARRRKQREEKAWLLSQGKELPPELLNLETHSPIRRARRTKEFYDMDDDYTALYKVLEALKAHKDAWPFMEPVDESYAPNYHEIIQTPMDLSTIERKLNDGEYVAKDEFVADVKLMFENCLEYNGEESEYTIMAESLERCFSRALLKHFPSEDGDTDEEFHVSSEDRDRKDKKKGKSHKQSGPESLIRATEQVQKRKTSNSGKGNNQQQDKLKCALQPPPPHYSNGPPYPHNFYPGQQQAGMLHPAQQFQRPADPSGPGMYAQRMMIDPQYPYPGQRPLMSRPPGDHGTQHIPHYNMQGSHINGPHLGPRYPVGPDGRPLQGPHQQHSYPGPTHGPSLGPRPMALQPGALCAPPPEGKMYPSRQHPEGQSMQPVGNRYSSPGVPMHSSYPPYGPHGINMPRMWPPMNHQGQPTPGGPMMQEQSATSQHPYNHNMVRPPHNTGYAMTNGQYRMPSVNSQGPTGQRPPGAPQVSRPHLASMLDSPEMIALQQLSTSSTHHVGNFQSTPQSGGNALVSATLSSPENHLLRPSRDCVADTPVSPKGSSPKSGEKESTKTALTADSHSLPNPTETSEHPSLETASASVSTQSAEGPNHNEERRRLSNPEEIHKGDHPNSQTQPGSLKQKFVEDSSFPQNGPQPMPHKTPDETPQHPSLQIHKRVPSQFLQNGSQRQSQNVPPHILQNLPQQMPQNASNQYFQNGSQQIPHTGSVRGPQAGPLHGMPQIPPQGGQPGVHQPATLSSLPPSHPVSHPLAQPSPADQGDQRPCEPTSRKVSGENTAPQDSSNANTRTDVTSGLYKPFSPKSQTQLGRQEPAPLHNQAPPAHSQGPDSNNVAQYGVSEPAHQHFGPQMGRPLQLSNHQPYPNQGPPSQGNNPHQNPTHYPGYHQQGVPYQYRMATQHPQGHPSMHPQFQQHQQFYQHHRHGRPGFSPEEWPRPPYQPQHPMMPNSFPSPSIGSFNGRHKDTSMSPHGSDGSGGSLMSPSPLPDGSHSSALENREDGSPAKQARTEEPSERSESPKEILDLDSHNATARHRTSAQLHPSFPYGPRGMHPSMQQSGAHPPHMMASGPYSGQQFPSAHFAPQHPHPHLMEALQRPQHLPFSPGQTRMTMYRHPNVAGHFQGMMVPQRAVVAEQLLRTGHQMLGTPSPNGPGNKQGV from the exons ATGGTGGGGGAGGCTGCTTGCATGAGACGTGAGGGACCCTTAGCCTACAGCGGAGGTGGCAGAGAGTGT GAACTTGAGCAAGCACTACTGAAACAAGACCAAGACTTCCTCTTAGACCTCCTTTGCTCCCTGCTGAAAGGATGTTATCAACGCAGCGACATCAC gatTCAGTCCTTTAGCAGTTATCTGGAAGACATTATCAGTTACCGCTGGGAACTAGAAGAAGGGAAGCCCAATCCACTGAAGGAGCACCCGTTTGAGGAGCTACCACCCCGCACACAGGTGGAGCTTTTGCACAGACTCTGTGACTATCGTCTTGATGCTGCTGATGTCTTCGACAGGCTCAAG GGCCTGGATGCAGACAGTTTGCGTGTTGAGCCTTTGGGCCAGGATGGGAACGGGGCCCTCTATTGGTACTTTTACGGTACAAGGCTGTACAAAGAGGAGCCAGTTGAAGCGATGTCTCCACAGTACAG TGACTCTTATGACAAAATGTCTGAGAAAAAGAGAAGAGGGAGGCCACCAAAGAAGAAGTCTGAGGATATTGATGTATCAAT GGACGAGGAAGGGGAGGACTCTGTGAAGGAAGAGGATGAAAGTGTCGAGGAGTCTAAACCCGGAATAG agcgcgagcGTGGGGTCTGGTCTCTGGTGTGTGACACCGAGGAGCAGTGGGTCAATCTGGCCGAAAGTATTAAGGACAGAATCTCTCCTCAGGACCGTCACCTGCACCGCATCATCACTCAGAACTTCCTGCCCGAGATCAGTAACATGATTGAACACAAG GAGAAAGAGATGAAGCAGAAGCTACTGAATCCGCCTGAGGAACACAACAGCCACACTGAACAACATGGCACTAAAGAGAATGGg ACACGAGCCACAATTGAGGTGGAGAAACAGAGGGAAGAAGACCTGGAAAGGCAAGTCCTACTCGCTGAGCAACGGAAAGAAGAAGAGAGACTGCTTCAGGAAGAACGGGACAGAGAAGAACAGGAGCGAGTCAAAGCTGTCGAGG AGCGTGCACGTAGAAGGAAGCAGCGAGAGGAGAAGGCCTGGTTGCTTTCCCAAGGGAAAGAACTTCCCCCTGAGTTGCTAAATCTGGAGACCCACTCACCTATTCGTCGAGCACGTCGCACCAAAGAGTT TTATGACATGGATGACGATTACACTGCTCTCTACAAAG TGTTGGAGGCCCTCAAAGCTCACAAAGACGCCTGGCCCTTCATGGAGCCTGTTGATGAGTCATATGCCCCCAACTATCATGAAATAATACAG ACTCCAATGGACCTGTCCACCATTGAGAGAAAGCTGAATGATGGGGAGTACGTTGCCAAGGATGAGTTTGTGGCTGATGTAAAGCTTATGTTTGAGAACTGTCTGGAATACAACGGAGAAGAGagtg AATACACAATAATGGCCGAGTCCTTGGAACGCTGCTTTAGCCGAGCCCTACTGAAGCACTTCCCCTCTGAGGATGGTGACACAGACGAGGAGTTTCACGTGAGCAGTGAGGACCGTGACCGCAAGGATAAGAAAAAGGGCAAAAGTCACAAACAGTCAGGTCCTGAGAGCTTGATCAGAGCCACTGAGCAGGTTCAAAAACGCAAAACGTCCAATAGTGGCAAGGGAAACAATCAGCAACAAGACAAACTCAAATGCGCTTTACAACCCCCTCCTCCACACTACAGCAATGGTCCCCCATATCCTCATAACTTCTACCCAGGACAGCAACAGGCTGGCATGTTACATCCTGCTCAACAG TTTCAACGACCTGCAGATCCTTCAGGACCAGGGATGTATGCTCAACGTATGATGATTGATCCCCAATATCCATATCCTGGACAGAGACCCCTCATGTCCAGGCCACCAGGGGACCATGGAACTCAGCATATACCTCACTACAACATGCAG GGTTCCCACATAAATGGTCCACATCTTGGTCCCAGATACCCAGTTGGACCTGATGGCCGGCCGCTTCAAGGTCCACATCAGCAACATTCCTATCCTGGTCCCACTCATGGTCCTTCTCTTGGCCCAAGGCCAATGGCCCTTCAGCCTGGAGCCCTCTGTGCCCCTCCACCTGAAGGCAAGATGTACCCTTCACGCCAACATCCAGAAGGGCAGTCCATGCAGCCTGTGGGGAACCGGTACTCTAGCCCAGGTGTGCCAATGCATAGTTCCTACCCTCCTTATGGCCCCCATGGCATAAACATGCCCAGGATGTGGCCACCAATGAACCATCAGGGGCAGCCGACACCTGGTGGACCCATGATGCAAGAACAGAGTGCGACTAGCCAACATCCCTACAATCACAACATGGTCCGTCCTCCACACAATACCGGTTATGCAATGACAAATGGTCAATATAGAATGCCCTCTGTTAACTCCCAAGGTCCTACTGGCCAAAGACCTCCAGGGGCCCCTCAGGTCTCAAGGCCACATTTGGCATCCATGCTTGATAGTCCCGAGATGATCGCCCTCCAGCAGCTCTCGACCTCATCAACTCATCATGTTGGGAACTTTCAGTCCACCCCACAAAGTGGTGGTAATGCTTTAGTTTCTGCTACACTGTCTTCTCCTGAAAACCATCTCCTCAGGCCTTCTAGAGATTGTGTTGCAGACACTCCAGTATCCCCCAAAG GTTCAAGTCCAAAATCTGGTGAAAAAGAGTCAACCAAGACTGCTCTGACTGCTGACAGCCATTCTCTTCCCAATCCAACAGAAACATCTGAGCATCCTTCACTAGAAACAGCTTCAGCATCTGTGTCCACTCAAAGTGCGGAAGGTCCCAATCATAATGAAGAAAGACGTAGATTGTCAAATCCAGAGGAAATCCACAAAGGTGACCACCCAAATTCTCAAACCCAACCAGGTTCCCTAAAGCAAAAATTTGTGGAAGATTCTTCATTTCCCCAAAATGGTCCTCAGCCAATGCCCCATAAAACCCCAGATGAAACTCCCCAGCACCCCTCTCTACAAATCCATAAACGTGTTCCATCACAGTTTCTTCAGAATGGTTCTCAACGTCAGTCTCAGAATGTTCCACCACATATTCTACAGAATCTTCCTCAACAGATGCCACAAAATGCATCTAATCAGTACTTTCAGAACGGTTCACAGCAAATACCACACACTGGATCTGTCAGAGGCCCACAGGCAGGACCTCTTCATGGAATGCCACAGATTCCACCTCAGGGGGGTCAGCCAGGTGTTCATCAGCCTGCAACTCTCAGCTCTCTACCTCCTAGCCACCCTGTATCCCATCCACTTGCTCAGCCCTCTCCGGCTGATCAGGGAGACCAAAGGCCTTGTGAGCCTACCAGCAGGAAAGTATCAGGTGAGAATACAGCTCCCCAAGACAGCAGCAATGCTAACACGAGGACTGATGTTACCAGTGGGCTTTATAAACCCTTCAGTCCAAAGTCACAAACCCAGCTGGGAAGGCAGGAGCCAGCACCCCTTCACAATCAGGCTCCTCCAGCACACTCTCAGGGTCCAGACAGCAACAATGTGGCCCAATATGGTGTAAGTGAGCCAGCACACCAACACTTTGGCCCACAGATGGGTAGACCATTACAACTGTCAAATCACCAGCCTTACCCAAACCAGGGACCTCCATCACAGGGTAATAACCCTCATCAAAATCCTACACACTATCCTGGTTATCACCAGCAAGGTGTTCCATACCAGTATCGCATGGCTACACAACATCCTCAGGGCCACCCCAGCATGCATCCTCAGTTCCAGCAGCATCAGCAGTTCTATCAGCACCACCGACATGGCAGACCTGGATTTTCACCTGAGGAGTGGCCTAGACCTCCATACCAGCCTCAACACCCAATGATGCCCAATTCTTTCCCATCACCATCCATTGGAAGTTTTAATGGACGACACAAGGACACCAGCATGTCTCCACATGGCTCAGATGGATCTGGTGGGAGCTTAATGTCACCCAGTCCTTTACCTGATGGGTCTCATAGCAGTGCATTGGAGAATAGAGAGGATGGCAGCCCTGCCAAGCAAGCAAGAACTGAAGAGCCTTCTGAACGCTCAGAGAGCCCAAAAGAGATCTTGGACCTGGACAGCCACAATGCTACAGCTCGACATCGTACTTCAGCTCAGCTGCACCCCAGTTTCCCATATGGGCCTCGTGGCATGCATCCCAGCATGCAGCAAAGTGGTGCTCATCCACCCCATATGATGGCAAGTGGGCCGTATTCTGGCCAGCAGTTTCCCAGTGCACATTTTGCTCCACAGCATCCTCATCCACATTTGATGGAAGCTTTACAGAGGCCCCAGCACCTGCCTTTCTCTCCAGGTCAAACTCGAATGACTATGTACAGGCATCCAAATGTTGCAGGGCACTTCCAGGGAATGATGGTTCCTCAAAGAGCAGTGGTTGCAGAACAGTTACTTCGCACTGG GCACCAAATGTTGGGTACGCCATCTCCCAATGGCCCAGGCAATAAACAAGGAGTATAa
- the cecr2 gene encoding chromatin remodeling regulator CECR2 isoform X1: MSQGCITSVEEIQSWWEVPAIAHFCSLFRTAFNLPDFEIEELEQALLKQDQDFLLDLLCSLLKGCYQRSDITIQSFSSYLEDIISYRWELEEGKPNPLKEHPFEELPPRTQVELLHRLCDYRLDAADVFDRLKGLDADSLRVEPLGQDGNGALYWYFYGTRLYKEEPVEAMSPQYSDSYDKMSEKKRRGRPPKKKSEDIDVSMDEEGEDSVKEEDESVEESKPGIERERGVWSLVCDTEEQWVNLAESIKDRISPQDRHLHRIITQNFLPEISNMIEHKEKEMKQKLLNPPEEHNSHTEQHGTKENGTRATIEVEKQREEDLERQVLLAEQRKEEERLLQEERDREEQERVKAVEERARRRKQREEKAWLLSQGKELPPELLNLETHSPIRRARRTKEFYDMDDDYTALYKVLEALKAHKDAWPFMEPVDESYAPNYHEIIQTPMDLSTIERKLNDGEYVAKDEFVADVKLMFENCLEYNGEESEYTIMAESLERCFSRALLKHFPSEDGDTDEEFHVSSEDRDRKDKKKGKSHKQSGPESLIRATEQVQKRKTSNSGKGNNQQQDKLKCALQPPPPHYSNGPPYPHNFYPGQQQAGMLHPAQQFQRPADPSGPGMYAQRMMIDPQYPYPGQRPLMSRPPGDHGTQHIPHYNMQGSHINGPHLGPRYPVGPDGRPLQGPHQQHSYPGPTHGPSLGPRPMALQPGALCAPPPEGKMYPSRQHPEGQSMQPVGNRYSSPGVPMHSSYPPYGPHGINMPRMWPPMNHQGQPTPGGPMMQEQSATSQHPYNHNMVRPPHNTGYAMTNGQYRMPSVNSQGPTGQRPPGAPQVSRPHLASMLDSPEMIALQQLSTSSTHHVGNFQSTPQSGGNALVSATLSSPENHLLRPSRDCVADTPVSPKGSSPKSGEKESTKTALTADSHSLPNPTETSEHPSLETASASVSTQSAEGPNHNEERRRLSNPEEIHKGDHPNSQTQPGSLKQKFVEDSSFPQNGPQPMPHKTPDETPQHPSLQIHKRVPSQFLQNGSQRQSQNVPPHILQNLPQQMPQNASNQYFQNGSQQIPHTGSVRGPQAGPLHGMPQIPPQGGQPGVHQPATLSSLPPSHPVSHPLAQPSPADQGDQRPCEPTSRKVSGENTAPQDSSNANTRTDVTSGLYKPFSPKSQTQLGRQEPAPLHNQAPPAHSQGPDSNNVAQYGVSEPAHQHFGPQMGRPLQLSNHQPYPNQGPPSQGNNPHQNPTHYPGYHQQGVPYQYRMATQHPQGHPSMHPQFQQHQQFYQHHRHGRPGFSPEEWPRPPYQPQHPMMPNSFPSPSIGSFNGRHKDTSMSPHGSDGSGGSLMSPSPLPDGSHSSALENREDGSPAKQARTEEPSERSESPKEILDLDSHNATARHRTSAQLHPSFPYGPRGMHPSMQQSGAHPPHMMASGPYSGQQFPSAHFAPQHPHPHLMEALQRPQHLPFSPGQTRMTMYRHPNVAGHFQGMMVPQRAVVAEQLLRTGHQMLGTPSPNGPGNKQGV, from the exons ATGTCCCAGGGATGTATAACTTCTGTGGAGGAGATCCAGTCTTGGTGGGAAGTCCCCGCCATAGCGCACTTCTGCTCTCTCTTCAGGACGGCGTTCAATTTACCAGACTTTGAAATTGAG GAACTTGAGCAAGCACTACTGAAACAAGACCAAGACTTCCTCTTAGACCTCCTTTGCTCCCTGCTGAAAGGATGTTATCAACGCAGCGACATCAC gatTCAGTCCTTTAGCAGTTATCTGGAAGACATTATCAGTTACCGCTGGGAACTAGAAGAAGGGAAGCCCAATCCACTGAAGGAGCACCCGTTTGAGGAGCTACCACCCCGCACACAGGTGGAGCTTTTGCACAGACTCTGTGACTATCGTCTTGATGCTGCTGATGTCTTCGACAGGCTCAAG GGCCTGGATGCAGACAGTTTGCGTGTTGAGCCTTTGGGCCAGGATGGGAACGGGGCCCTCTATTGGTACTTTTACGGTACAAGGCTGTACAAAGAGGAGCCAGTTGAAGCGATGTCTCCACAGTACAG TGACTCTTATGACAAAATGTCTGAGAAAAAGAGAAGAGGGAGGCCACCAAAGAAGAAGTCTGAGGATATTGATGTATCAAT GGACGAGGAAGGGGAGGACTCTGTGAAGGAAGAGGATGAAAGTGTCGAGGAGTCTAAACCCGGAATAG agcgcgagcGTGGGGTCTGGTCTCTGGTGTGTGACACCGAGGAGCAGTGGGTCAATCTGGCCGAAAGTATTAAGGACAGAATCTCTCCTCAGGACCGTCACCTGCACCGCATCATCACTCAGAACTTCCTGCCCGAGATCAGTAACATGATTGAACACAAG GAGAAAGAGATGAAGCAGAAGCTACTGAATCCGCCTGAGGAACACAACAGCCACACTGAACAACATGGCACTAAAGAGAATGGg ACACGAGCCACAATTGAGGTGGAGAAACAGAGGGAAGAAGACCTGGAAAGGCAAGTCCTACTCGCTGAGCAACGGAAAGAAGAAGAGAGACTGCTTCAGGAAGAACGGGACAGAGAAGAACAGGAGCGAGTCAAAGCTGTCGAGG AGCGTGCACGTAGAAGGAAGCAGCGAGAGGAGAAGGCCTGGTTGCTTTCCCAAGGGAAAGAACTTCCCCCTGAGTTGCTAAATCTGGAGACCCACTCACCTATTCGTCGAGCACGTCGCACCAAAGAGTT TTATGACATGGATGACGATTACACTGCTCTCTACAAAG TGTTGGAGGCCCTCAAAGCTCACAAAGACGCCTGGCCCTTCATGGAGCCTGTTGATGAGTCATATGCCCCCAACTATCATGAAATAATACAG ACTCCAATGGACCTGTCCACCATTGAGAGAAAGCTGAATGATGGGGAGTACGTTGCCAAGGATGAGTTTGTGGCTGATGTAAAGCTTATGTTTGAGAACTGTCTGGAATACAACGGAGAAGAGagtg AATACACAATAATGGCCGAGTCCTTGGAACGCTGCTTTAGCCGAGCCCTACTGAAGCACTTCCCCTCTGAGGATGGTGACACAGACGAGGAGTTTCACGTGAGCAGTGAGGACCGTGACCGCAAGGATAAGAAAAAGGGCAAAAGTCACAAACAGTCAGGTCCTGAGAGCTTGATCAGAGCCACTGAGCAGGTTCAAAAACGCAAAACGTCCAATAGTGGCAAGGGAAACAATCAGCAACAAGACAAACTCAAATGCGCTTTACAACCCCCTCCTCCACACTACAGCAATGGTCCCCCATATCCTCATAACTTCTACCCAGGACAGCAACAGGCTGGCATGTTACATCCTGCTCAACAG TTTCAACGACCTGCAGATCCTTCAGGACCAGGGATGTATGCTCAACGTATGATGATTGATCCCCAATATCCATATCCTGGACAGAGACCCCTCATGTCCAGGCCACCAGGGGACCATGGAACTCAGCATATACCTCACTACAACATGCAG GGTTCCCACATAAATGGTCCACATCTTGGTCCCAGATACCCAGTTGGACCTGATGGCCGGCCGCTTCAAGGTCCACATCAGCAACATTCCTATCCTGGTCCCACTCATGGTCCTTCTCTTGGCCCAAGGCCAATGGCCCTTCAGCCTGGAGCCCTCTGTGCCCCTCCACCTGAAGGCAAGATGTACCCTTCACGCCAACATCCAGAAGGGCAGTCCATGCAGCCTGTGGGGAACCGGTACTCTAGCCCAGGTGTGCCAATGCATAGTTCCTACCCTCCTTATGGCCCCCATGGCATAAACATGCCCAGGATGTGGCCACCAATGAACCATCAGGGGCAGCCGACACCTGGTGGACCCATGATGCAAGAACAGAGTGCGACTAGCCAACATCCCTACAATCACAACATGGTCCGTCCTCCACACAATACCGGTTATGCAATGACAAATGGTCAATATAGAATGCCCTCTGTTAACTCCCAAGGTCCTACTGGCCAAAGACCTCCAGGGGCCCCTCAGGTCTCAAGGCCACATTTGGCATCCATGCTTGATAGTCCCGAGATGATCGCCCTCCAGCAGCTCTCGACCTCATCAACTCATCATGTTGGGAACTTTCAGTCCACCCCACAAAGTGGTGGTAATGCTTTAGTTTCTGCTACACTGTCTTCTCCTGAAAACCATCTCCTCAGGCCTTCTAGAGATTGTGTTGCAGACACTCCAGTATCCCCCAAAG GTTCAAGTCCAAAATCTGGTGAAAAAGAGTCAACCAAGACTGCTCTGACTGCTGACAGCCATTCTCTTCCCAATCCAACAGAAACATCTGAGCATCCTTCACTAGAAACAGCTTCAGCATCTGTGTCCACTCAAAGTGCGGAAGGTCCCAATCATAATGAAGAAAGACGTAGATTGTCAAATCCAGAGGAAATCCACAAAGGTGACCACCCAAATTCTCAAACCCAACCAGGTTCCCTAAAGCAAAAATTTGTGGAAGATTCTTCATTTCCCCAAAATGGTCCTCAGCCAATGCCCCATAAAACCCCAGATGAAACTCCCCAGCACCCCTCTCTACAAATCCATAAACGTGTTCCATCACAGTTTCTTCAGAATGGTTCTCAACGTCAGTCTCAGAATGTTCCACCACATATTCTACAGAATCTTCCTCAACAGATGCCACAAAATGCATCTAATCAGTACTTTCAGAACGGTTCACAGCAAATACCACACACTGGATCTGTCAGAGGCCCACAGGCAGGACCTCTTCATGGAATGCCACAGATTCCACCTCAGGGGGGTCAGCCAGGTGTTCATCAGCCTGCAACTCTCAGCTCTCTACCTCCTAGCCACCCTGTATCCCATCCACTTGCTCAGCCCTCTCCGGCTGATCAGGGAGACCAAAGGCCTTGTGAGCCTACCAGCAGGAAAGTATCAGGTGAGAATACAGCTCCCCAAGACAGCAGCAATGCTAACACGAGGACTGATGTTACCAGTGGGCTTTATAAACCCTTCAGTCCAAAGTCACAAACCCAGCTGGGAAGGCAGGAGCCAGCACCCCTTCACAATCAGGCTCCTCCAGCACACTCTCAGGGTCCAGACAGCAACAATGTGGCCCAATATGGTGTAAGTGAGCCAGCACACCAACACTTTGGCCCACAGATGGGTAGACCATTACAACTGTCAAATCACCAGCCTTACCCAAACCAGGGACCTCCATCACAGGGTAATAACCCTCATCAAAATCCTACACACTATCCTGGTTATCACCAGCAAGGTGTTCCATACCAGTATCGCATGGCTACACAACATCCTCAGGGCCACCCCAGCATGCATCCTCAGTTCCAGCAGCATCAGCAGTTCTATCAGCACCACCGACATGGCAGACCTGGATTTTCACCTGAGGAGTGGCCTAGACCTCCATACCAGCCTCAACACCCAATGATGCCCAATTCTTTCCCATCACCATCCATTGGAAGTTTTAATGGACGACACAAGGACACCAGCATGTCTCCACATGGCTCAGATGGATCTGGTGGGAGCTTAATGTCACCCAGTCCTTTACCTGATGGGTCTCATAGCAGTGCATTGGAGAATAGAGAGGATGGCAGCCCTGCCAAGCAAGCAAGAACTGAAGAGCCTTCTGAACGCTCAGAGAGCCCAAAAGAGATCTTGGACCTGGACAGCCACAATGCTACAGCTCGACATCGTACTTCAGCTCAGCTGCACCCCAGTTTCCCATATGGGCCTCGTGGCATGCATCCCAGCATGCAGCAAAGTGGTGCTCATCCACCCCATATGATGGCAAGTGGGCCGTATTCTGGCCAGCAGTTTCCCAGTGCACATTTTGCTCCACAGCATCCTCATCCACATTTGATGGAAGCTTTACAGAGGCCCCAGCACCTGCCTTTCTCTCCAGGTCAAACTCGAATGACTATGTACAGGCATCCAAATGTTGCAGGGCACTTCCAGGGAATGATGGTTCCTCAAAGAGCAGTGGTTGCAGAACAGTTACTTCGCACTGG GCACCAAATGTTGGGTACGCCATCTCCCAATGGCCCAGGCAATAAACAAGGAGTATAa